The following coding sequences lie in one Apium graveolens cultivar Ventura chromosome 3, ASM990537v1, whole genome shotgun sequence genomic window:
- the LOC141712183 gene encoding eukaryotic translation initiation factor 3 subunit I-like has protein sequence MRPILMKGHERPLTFLKYNRDGDLLFSCAKDHNPTVWFADNGERLGTYRGHNGAVWSCDVSRDSKILITASADQTAKLWDVQKGAELFTFKFDSPAKSVDLGVGDKLVVITTDPFMGLPSAIHVKRISSDPSEQSDGSVLTIKGPQGRINRAVWGPLNRTIISAGEDAFVRIWDSETGKLLHESDVENGHKKTITSLAKSSDGSHFLTGSLDKSAKLWDIRSLKLIKTYKTERPVNAVTLSPVLDHVVLGGGQDASSVTTTDHRAGKFEAKFYHKILEEEIGGVKGHFGPINALAFNPDGKSFSSGGEDGYVRLHHFDQDYFNIRI, from the exons ATGAGGCCAATATTGATGAAAGGCCACGAGAGGCCTTTGACTTTCCTTAAATACAATCGCGACGGCGACCTTCTTTTCTCTTGCGCTAAAGATCACAATCCCACTGTTTGGTTCGCCGATAATGGCGAGCGTCTCGGCACTTATCGCGGTCACAACGGCGCCGTTTGGTCTTGCGATGTTTCCA GGGACTCAAAAATTTTGATTACTGCAAGTGCGGATCAGACAGCCAAGCTTTGGGATGTTCAAAAAGGGGCTGAACTTTTCACTTTTAAATTTGATTCTCCTGCAAAGTCAGTTGATTTGGGTGTTGGAGACAAGCTTGTGGTGATCACGACAGATCCATTTATGGGATTGCCTTCTGCTATTCATGTCAAGCGAATTTCCTCAGATCCTAGTGAAC AGAGTGATGGATCTGTGCTCACAATTAAAGGCCCTCAAGGAAGAATCAATAGAGCTGTCTGGGGGCCTTTAAATAGAACTATCATAAGTGCTGGTGAAGATGCCTTTGTTCGTATCTGGGATTCCGAG ACAGGGAAATTACTTCATGAGTCTGATGTGGAAAATGGTCATAAAAAGACTATTACATCACTTGCAAAATCATCAGACGGCTCACATTTTCTGACCGGTTCCCTCGATAAATCTGCCAAG CTGTGGGACATTAGATCCTTGAAACTTATCAAGACATATAAGACTGAACGACCGGTTAATGCAGTCACGCTCTCGCCAGTACTTGATCAT GTGGTACTTGGTGGTGGTCAGGATGCATCATCTGTTACAACCACTGATCATCGTGCTGGAAAGTTTGAAGCCAAATTTTATCACAAG ATCTTGGAAGAAGAAATTGGAGGCGTGAAAGGGCACTTTGGACCAATAAATGCCTTGGCATTTAACCCAGATGGCAAAAG TTTCTCAAGCGGAGGTGAAGATGGTTATGTTCGATTACATCACTTTGATCAAGACTACTTCAACATCAGGATCTGA